One genomic window of Cellulophaga sp. Hel_I_12 includes the following:
- a CDS encoding amidohydrolase family protein, giving the protein MKIHNSITCKHTFWIMLSFIILRVLNVNGQETFPKNDVLDQRPNTIAITNATIVYAPGMMVQNATLLIRDEHIEKVASTRNVPLGYTEIDAKGKYIYPSFIDMFSTYGQPEVKIPPRGNPYVKREQIQSNTKGPYNANEAIKAQYKASEHFLIDKKQAQQLRKQGFGLITTFRPDGIARGTASLVSLGENNENKSMLKPKAAVHFSFDKGSSTQDYPVSPMGSMALLRQTYYDAQWYGQFEHKPFIDQSLGAILETKKLPQIFETNGWLEALRAYKIAKEFNIDYIIKGGGNEYQRIDEIKALNATLIIPLNFPDAYDVSNPYETEKITLADLKHWELAPSNPARLEAKGIEFAITAYGQKKIEDFLANLKKAVNYGLSPKQALYSLTVLPAKLLHQEDHIGTLESGKLANFLMASGDIFDENTVIYENWVQGKRYAVSQEDDPSILGTYSLSIDGEKASLSIKKGKKDYRATLFYPDSTEIKTDLKMDGAMVSFEFNKGPDSFYRLGGWISNEPKKMVLQGKGQRNDGKWVDWEATKLKERSENIKSQKKETPLRGKDLGNVIYPFVAFGSAEQPGQEDILIKNTTVWTNEDAGILTETDVLLKDGKISQIGKNIKASNTRIIDGKGKHLTTGIIDEHSHIALSAVNEIATVSAMVRMTDVLDSERIQIYRALAGGVVAAQILHGSSDPIGGQSALIKLRWGKNPEGLLIKEAKPFIKFALGENPKRSKSASSIRFPRSLMGLEQLYSDVFTQALAYKKNWQEFNALKNKDNAIKPRVDLVNKVMLEVVEGKRFISCHAYQQGEMLMLMDVTERFNFKINTFTHVLEGYRIADKMLEHGVGGSTFSDKWNFKWETRNAIPYNASVMYKEGIVTAVNSDSQETIRHLNQEAAKSVKYGNMSEEEALKLVTLNPAKLLHLDDTMGSIKVGKSADVVLWSDNPLSIYAKAEKTIIEGTVYFDIEKDIQLRKDIQTERNRIMNAMKNTINTGANVQPRISSSKPDFTCEYVGNLN; this is encoded by the coding sequence ATGAAAATACATAATAGTATCACTTGCAAACACACCTTTTGGATAATGCTTTCATTTATCATCCTACGGGTTTTAAATGTAAATGGCCAAGAAACATTTCCTAAAAATGATGTGTTGGACCAAAGGCCAAATACCATTGCCATTACCAATGCAACCATAGTTTACGCACCTGGGATGATGGTACAAAATGCTACCTTGTTAATACGCGATGAACATATTGAAAAAGTGGCCAGCACAAGAAACGTGCCTTTGGGATATACCGAAATTGACGCCAAAGGAAAATACATTTACCCTTCTTTTATTGATATGTTCAGTACGTACGGACAACCCGAAGTGAAAATACCGCCAAGAGGAAACCCTTATGTGAAAAGGGAACAAATCCAATCCAATACAAAAGGACCTTATAACGCTAACGAAGCCATTAAAGCACAGTACAAGGCATCCGAACATTTTTTAATTGATAAAAAACAAGCGCAACAACTTCGAAAACAGGGGTTTGGGCTCATAACCACATTCAGGCCTGATGGCATAGCCAGAGGAACGGCTTCTTTGGTCAGTCTTGGCGAAAATAATGAGAATAAGAGCATGTTAAAGCCTAAAGCAGCAGTTCATTTTTCTTTTGATAAAGGCAGTTCAACCCAGGACTACCCCGTTTCGCCCATGGGAAGTATGGCGCTTTTGCGACAAACGTATTACGATGCACAATGGTATGGCCAATTTGAGCACAAACCTTTTATAGATCAATCTTTAGGCGCTATTCTGGAAACAAAAAAACTTCCACAAATATTTGAGACCAACGGTTGGTTGGAAGCCTTAAGAGCGTATAAAATAGCGAAGGAATTCAATATCGACTATATTATTAAAGGAGGAGGCAACGAGTACCAACGTATAGACGAAATTAAGGCGTTAAACGCAACATTAATAATTCCGCTTAATTTTCCGGATGCTTATGATGTGTCCAATCCTTATGAGACCGAAAAAATTACTTTGGCCGATTTAAAACATTGGGAGTTGGCACCATCAAATCCCGCACGTCTTGAGGCAAAAGGCATTGAATTTGCAATAACAGCTTATGGACAAAAAAAGATAGAGGATTTTTTGGCCAATCTTAAAAAGGCCGTGAATTATGGTTTAAGCCCTAAACAGGCGTTATACAGTTTAACGGTGCTCCCGGCAAAATTGCTGCATCAAGAAGACCATATTGGAACATTGGAAAGTGGAAAATTGGCAAATTTCCTGATGGCTTCAGGGGATATTTTTGATGAAAATACCGTCATCTACGAAAATTGGGTACAAGGTAAAAGATATGCCGTAAGTCAAGAGGATGATCCTTCAATTCTTGGGACGTATTCTTTATCCATTGATGGCGAAAAGGCTTCCTTGTCTATTAAAAAGGGTAAAAAAGATTACAGGGCAACACTATTTTACCCAGATTCAACCGAAATAAAAACAGATTTAAAGATGGACGGCGCCATGGTAAGTTTTGAATTTAACAAAGGTCCTGATTCATTTTATCGGTTGGGAGGATGGATTAGCAATGAACCGAAAAAAATGGTATTGCAAGGTAAAGGGCAGCGAAACGATGGTAAATGGGTTGATTGGGAGGCGACAAAATTAAAAGAGCGTTCAGAAAATATAAAAAGCCAGAAGAAAGAAACCCCTTTACGAGGTAAAGATTTAGGAAACGTTATTTATCCGTTTGTTGCCTTTGGGAGTGCTGAACAACCAGGACAAGAGGATATTTTAATAAAAAACACCACGGTTTGGACCAATGAAGATGCTGGCATTTTAACAGAAACCGACGTCCTGCTTAAAGATGGAAAGATATCCCAGATTGGAAAAAACATTAAAGCCTCAAATACAAGAATCATAGATGGCAAGGGAAAGCATTTAACCACTGGGATAATTGATGAGCATTCACACATTGCATTAAGCGCCGTAAATGAAATTGCCACGGTCTCTGCAATGGTAAGAATGACCGATGTATTGGATTCAGAACGGATTCAAATATACAGGGCATTGGCAGGGGGTGTGGTGGCAGCACAGATATTGCATGGCTCGTCCGATCCCATTGGGGGTCAATCGGCATTAATAAAATTGAGATGGGGTAAAAATCCCGAAGGGTTATTGATAAAAGAGGCCAAACCCTTTATAAAATTTGCTTTGGGTGAAAATCCAAAACGATCAAAAAGCGCATCCTCAATCCGTTTTCCAAGATCGTTAATGGGATTGGAACAGCTATATTCCGATGTTTTTACCCAAGCATTGGCATATAAAAAAAATTGGCAGGAGTTTAATGCTTTAAAAAATAAAGACAATGCCATAAAACCAAGAGTGGATTTAGTCAATAAGGTCATGTTGGAAGTTGTGGAAGGGAAGCGGTTCATTTCCTGTCATGCCTATCAACAGGGCGAAATGTTGATGCTTATGGATGTTACAGAGAGGTTCAATTTTAAAATCAACACCTTTACGCATGTTTTGGAAGGCTATAGAATTGCCGACAAAATGTTGGAACATGGGGTTGGAGGCTCCACTTTTTCGGATAAATGGAATTTTAAATGGGAAACCAGAAATGCCATACCCTATAACGCTTCAGTTATGTACAAAGAGGGTATTGTTACTGCCGTTAATTCAGACAGTCAGGAAACCATCCGCCATCTTAATCAAGAAGCGGCAAAATCGGTTAAGTATGGCAATATGAGTGAGGAAGAAGCCTTAAAATTAGTAACCCTGAACCCAGCGAAATTGTTGCATTTGGATGATACCATGGGAAGTATTAAGGTTGGAAAATCAGCCGATGTTGTATTGTGGTCGGACAATCCGTTATCCATTTATGCCAAGGCCGAAAAAACAATCATAGAAGGTACTGTATATTTCGATATTGAAAAGGATATCCAATTGCGAAAGGACATTCAAACCGAAAGGAACAGGATAATGAATGCAATGAAAAATACGATTAACACTGGAGCCAACGTTCAGCCACGTATATCCTCATCAAAACCGGATTTCACCTGTGAGTACGTAGGGAATTTAAATTAA